Proteins encoded together in one Musa acuminata AAA Group cultivar baxijiao chromosome BXJ3-6, Cavendish_Baxijiao_AAA, whole genome shotgun sequence window:
- the LOC103987474 gene encoding uncharacterized protein LOC103987474 yields the protein MTNSTMADLSKEKQPLMSFLVTEAGNFSRSGTSISMGDTTLRLNSSSYETSRTGKGVCSLSNHELSATDDGCRLVLGLGPTPTSYASEYYCIAGGINKTKETATCTNQSWSLETDSNMLELGLSRGNVEPMVTVDGNANSSSSNSKQISSEKHHLIPVVDESSTSAKRNSGGYMPSLLFAPRLTISIGMVDAPGTHDPSDTGADEITDNNHLQYDLHQTTEHLSASESSAGAFSASPSVSQRIHHRHPRKCMFEGCSKCARGASGLCIGHGGGQRCQKPGCNKGTESTAAFCKAHGGGRRCQMLGCTKSADGKTDFCIAHGGGRRCTHLGCAKAARGKSGLCIKHGGGKRCIVEGCTRSAEGQPGLCISHGGGRRCQYPDCWKGAQGSTNYCKAHGGGRRCIFQGCTKGAEGSTPLCKGHGGGKRCLFEGGGVCPKSVHGGTQFCVAHGGGKRCAVAGCTKSARGRTDCCVRHGGGKRCHFEGCNKSAQGKTDFCKAHGGGKRCTWAPGCDKFARGRSGLCAAHGTMMAAQQECEAGKTGGMIGPGLFQGIVASSVTVGSSMDNGYTSAGFSSVSDCVESQANARQHQLHIPPQVLVPMSMKSPPPSVSIGFGGGVDDSQEKNSGFVVPEGRVHGGSLLSLLNGSLKNAVDAGFV from the coding sequence ATGACGAATTCAACCATGGCAGATCTGTCAAAGGAAAAGCAACCTTTGATGAGTTTTCTAGTGACAGAAGCAGGGAACTTCTCAAGATCTGGCACAAGCATCAGCATGGGTGACACAACATTGCGCTTGAACTCCTCAAGCTACGAAACCAGCAGAACTGGTAAAGGAGTATGTTCTCTGAGCAATCACGAGCTTTCTGCTACGGATGATGGTTGTCGTTTGGTTCTTGGTCTAGGTCCAACTCCAACTTCTTATGCTTCAGAGTATTATTGCATTGCTGGTGGAATTAATAAAACAAAAGAAACTGCCACTTGTACAAACCAAAGCTGGAGCTTGGAAACTGATAGTAACATGTTAGAACTTGGACTTTCAAGAGGAAATGTGGAACCAATGGTTACCGTGGATGGCAATGCAAATTCTTCCTCTTCCAACTCCAAGCAAATATCCAGTGAAAAGCATCACCTGATTCCAGTTGTTGATGAAAGTTCAACATCAGCCAAGAGAAACTCAGGGGGATATATGCCATCTCTCCTATTTGCCCCGAGGCTGACAATTTCTATTGGTATGGTAGATGCTCCAGGGACCCATGATCCATCAGACACTGGAGCTGATGAAATCACTGATAACAATCATCTTCAGTATGATCTTCACCAAACGACTGAGCACTTGTCTGCTTCTGAGTCATCAGCTGGTGCTTTTTCTGCCTCTCCTAGTGTCTCTCAGAGAATCCATCACCGTCATCCTAGGAAATGCATGTTCGAGGGCTGTTCTAAATGTGCAAGGGGGGCATCTGGTCTATGCATTGGACATGGAGGCGGTCAAAGGTGCCAGAAACCTGGGTGTAATAAGGGCACTGAGAGCACTGCAGCTTTCTGCAAAGCTCATGGAGGAGGCAGGAGATGCCAGATGCTTGGATGCACCAAGAGCGCTGATGGTAAGACAGATTTCTGTATTGCTCATGGAGGTGGGCGCCGGTGCACTCATTTAGGATGCGCTAAAGCTGCACGAGGTAAATCAGGTTTGTGCATCAAGCACGGAGGCGGGAAGAGGTGCATTGTAGAGGGGTGCACTCGAAGTGCTGAGGGCCAGCCAGGGCTATGCATCTCCCATGGTGGAGGGCGTAGATGTCAATATCCTGATTGTTGGAAAGGTGCACAGGGGAGTACCAATTACTGCAAAGCTCATGGCGGAGGAAGGCGATGCATTTTTCAGGGTTGTACTAAGGGAGCCGAGGGAAGCACACCCCTGTGCAAGGGGCATGGTGGTGGTAAACGGTGTCTTTTTGAGGGTGGTGGGGTATGCCCGAAGAGCGTCCATGGTGGGACACAGTTCTGTGTGGCACATGGAGGGGGTAAGAGGTGTGCTGTTGCGGGGTGCACAAAGAGTGCCCGAGGCCGCACTGATTGCTGTGTGCGCCATGGTGGGGGGAAGCGATGCCACTTTGAGGGGTGCAATAAGAGCGCACAGGGGAAGACAGATTTCTGCAAAGCCCATGGTGGGGGTAAACGGTGCACATGGGCCCCAGGCTGTGACAAGTTCGCAAGGGGAAGGAGTGGACTCTGTGCGGCTCATGGTACGATGATGGCTGCCCAGCAAGAGTGCGAGGCTGGGAAGACTGGGGGAATGATTGGTCCAGGCCTTTTCCAAGGGATTGTCGCCTCATCCGTCACAGTTGGAAGCAGCATGGACAATGGTTATACCTCTGCAGGTTTTAGCTCTGTTTCAGACTGTGTTGAGTCACAAGCAAATGCGAGACAGCATCAGCTTCACATTCCGCCGCAGGTTCTGGTCCCCATGTCCATGAAATCTCCTCCTCCATCAGTGTCAATTGGTTTTGGTGGAGGTGTCGACGACAGCCAGGAGAAGAACTCTGGGTTTGTGGTCCCTGAAGGGAGGGTGCATGGTGGGAGCTTGTTGTCTCTGCTGAATGGGAGCTTAAAGAATGCTGTGGATGCAGGGTTTGTTTGA